In a genomic window of Terriglobales bacterium:
- a CDS encoding archaemetzincin family Zn-dependent metalloprotease has translation MRFLHLLPVGKIEARLLEGLRPHLTTAFGMPCRLLPNALDPAFAFQPGRQQYHSTEILDRLRTCVVPDTWRLLGVTAADVCIPILTFVFGEAQRNGACALVSTHRLRQEFYGLPPDSGLLEGRLLKEALHELGHTLDLRHCEDYTCAMAAAHSVEWIDLRAPRFCEHCRARIATKSLEREWVSAR, from the coding sequence ATGAGGTTCCTCCACCTGTTGCCGGTGGGCAAGATCGAGGCGCGGTTGCTCGAAGGGCTGCGTCCGCACCTGACCACGGCCTTCGGTATGCCCTGCCGGCTTCTGCCCAACGCATTGGATCCCGCATTCGCATTTCAGCCCGGGCGACAGCAGTACCACTCCACGGAGATCCTCGACCGTTTGCGCACCTGCGTCGTGCCGGACACCTGGCGGCTGCTCGGCGTCACCGCCGCCGACGTCTGCATCCCCATCCTTACTTTCGTGTTCGGCGAAGCCCAACGAAACGGGGCCTGCGCTCTGGTTTCCACGCATCGCCTGCGCCAGGAGTTTTATGGACTACCGCCCGACTCGGGTTTGCTGGAAGGCCGCCTGCTCAAAGAGGCCCTCCACGAGTTGGGGCACACGCTCGACCTTCGCCATTGCGAGGACTACACCTGCGCGATGGCCGCGGCCCATTCCGTCGAATGGATCGACCTTAGGGCACCACGTTTCTGCGAACATTGCCGGGCGCGCATTGCGACCAAGAGCCTCGAGCGGGAATGGGTTAGCGCCCGCTGA
- a CDS encoding glycine cleavage system protein H, translated as MVVLLVIATFAIFLLIDYLRNPQPALELQPRPATQPQLAAAVPRPRPALVSGFFLPENLRYHPGHTWALSESPQLVRVGLDDFAARLAGKLDDVTLPQRGQWLRQGEKTWTLRRDGSAVEMVSPIEGEVTDVNQAVLLDPDLARRDPYGEGWLLKVQAPDAKTSFRNLLGGTLARSWMEDAATRMHRQVPAALGAVAQDGGVALADLTSHMPDADWTRLAREFFLS; from the coding sequence ATGGTTGTGCTACTCGTAATCGCGACTTTCGCAATCTTCCTGCTGATCGACTACCTGCGTAATCCTCAACCCGCGCTCGAGTTGCAGCCCCGGCCGGCAACGCAGCCTCAGCTTGCGGCAGCCGTCCCGCGCCCGCGGCCGGCCCTGGTCAGCGGGTTCTTCCTGCCGGAGAATCTGCGCTACCACCCCGGACACACCTGGGCGCTGAGCGAGAGCCCGCAGTTGGTACGCGTCGGCCTGGACGATTTTGCCGCGCGCCTGGCCGGGAAGCTCGACGACGTGACCTTGCCGCAGCGCGGCCAGTGGTTGCGCCAGGGCGAGAAGACCTGGACCCTGCGTCGCGATGGCTCCGCGGTGGAGATGGTGTCGCCCATCGAAGGTGAAGTGACCGACGTCAACCAGGCCGTGCTCCTCGATCCAGACCTGGCACGGCGCGATCCCTACGGTGAAGGCTGGCTGCTCAAGGTGCAGGCGCCGGATGCCAAGACCAGTTTCCGCAACCTGCTGGGCGGCACGCTCGCCCGTTCCTGGATGGAAGACGCTGCCACTCGCATGCATCGGCAGGTGCCCGCAGCGCTGGGTGCTGTGGCCCAGGATGGTGGCGTGGCTCTGGCGGATCTCACCTCCCACATGCCCGATGCCGACTGGACCCGCCTGGCCCGTGAGTTCTTCCTCTCCTAG